In Zingiber officinale cultivar Zhangliang chromosome 8B, Zo_v1.1, whole genome shotgun sequence, a single genomic region encodes these proteins:
- the LOC122015917 gene encoding protein BONZAI 3-like isoform X2 encodes MNNLSPTWITKFTINYQFEIVQHLVIGVYDVDTKYHNMPVKTINLNEQDYLGEASCVLSEIVTKPSSSLTLTLQQKRGPSSVRSGTITVHAEEPVSSRNAFEITFRCSKLENKDVFSKSDPFLRISKVVESGITIPVCKTEVVNNDLNPIWKPVTLRMQQLGSKENPLIIECFDFNVSGKHEQLGTLQTSVADIEKLAWERGSANFYAHSHHGAKKMLKGQLFVDNFIEKSQFSFLDYISSGFQLNFMVAIDFTASNGDPRHTSSLHFIDPSGRLNSYQQAIISVGEVLQFYDSDKHFPAWGFGGRISHGSVSHCFNLNGSPGESEVSGVEGIMAAYAMALHNVALSGPTLFGPVICKAAEIATQSLSIGQNKYYALLIITDGVITDLQATVDAIVRASDLPMSILIVGVGGADFKEMEFLDADNGKRLESSTGRIATRDIVQFVPMRDLQGNQVSVAQSLLEELPVQFLSYMWSRDIKPFSLRS; translated from the exons ATGAATAATCTGAGTCCTACTTGGATCACCAAATTTACCATCAATTACCAGTTTGAAATTGTTCAACACTTGGT TATCGGAGTCTATGATGTGGACACCAAATATCATAATATGCCTGTTAAG ACTATCAATTTGAATGAGCAAGACTATCTTGGAGAAGCTTCTTGTGTTTTGTCAGAG ATAGTGACCAAGCCAAGCAGCAGTTTGACTCTAACTCTCCAACAAAAAAGGGGGCCTTCTAGTGTGCGTTCAGGAACCATAACTGTGCATGCTGAGGAGCCAGTTTCTTCCAGGAATGCTTTTGAGATAACATTCCGCTGTTCAAAGTTGGAAAATAAAGATGTTTTCTCTAAAAGT GATCCATTTTTACGAATATCAAAGGTTGTTGAGAGTGGTATCACTATTCCAGTATGCAAAACAGAAGTTGTCAACAATGACCTGAACCCGATTTGGAAACCTGTGACTCTGCGCATGCAGCAGCTTGGCAGCAAG GAGAATCCATTGATTATTGAATGTTTTGATTTCAATGTCAGTGGCAAGCATGAACAGCTAGG CACGCTTCAGACTAGTGTGGCAGATATTGAGAAGCTTGCATGGGAAAGAGGTAGTGCAAATTTTTACGCACATTCTCATCACGGTGCCAAAAAG ATGCTGAAGGGACAGTTGTTTGTGGATAATTTCATTGAAAAATCTCAATTCAGTTTCTTGGATTATATATCCAGTGGATTTCAGCTTAATTTTATGGTTGCAATTGATTTTACAG cttcAAACGGAGATCCAAGACATACTTCTTCCTTGCATTTTATTGATCCATCTGGACGCTTAAATTCCTACCAGCAG GCCATAATAAGTGTTGGGGAGGTCCTGCAGTTCTATGATTCTGATAAGCACTTTCCTGCATGGGGTTTTGGTGGGAGGATATCACATGGATCAGTTTCTCATTGTTTCAACCTTAATGGGAGTCCTGGGGAGAGCGAG GTTTCAGGAGTAGAAGGCATTATGGCGGCCTATGCAATGGCTCTACATAATGTGGCCCTTTCTGGACCGACTCTGTTTGGTCCAGTGATCTGTAAAGCTGCAGAAATCGCCACCCAATCCCTATCTATTGGGCAAAACAAGTACTATGCATTGCTTATAATTACG gaTGGAGTTATTACTGATTTGCAGGCAACCGTGGATGCTATCGTGAGGGCTTCTGATTTACCCATGTCGATTCTCATTGTTGGAGTAGGAGGTGCTGATTTCAAAGAAATGGAG TTCCTGGATGCTGATAATGGAAAAAGATTAGAGAGCTCCACAGGACGAATAGCTACTCGGGACATCGTCCAGTTTGTTCCTATGCGGGATTTGCAGG GGAATCAAGTTTCGGTGGCTCAGTCGCTGCTTGAAGAGCTGCCGGTACAATTTCTATCCTACATGTGGAGCAGGGACATCAAACCATTTAGTTTACGCTCCTAA
- the LOC122015917 gene encoding protein BONZAI 3-like isoform X1 has protein sequence MGGCFSDVKGGQQAVGTGGSSGLAAHATAQQEANDAVGYLVHSRGLRGLYTTLELSLSASKLRDLDVLSKSDPLAVLHLKRTDGILEELGRTEVIMNNLSPTWITKFTINYQFEIVQHLVIGVYDVDTKYHNMPVKTINLNEQDYLGEASCVLSEIVTKPSSSLTLTLQQKRGPSSVRSGTITVHAEEPVSSRNAFEITFRCSKLENKDVFSKSDPFLRISKVVESGITIPVCKTEVVNNDLNPIWKPVTLRMQQLGSKENPLIIECFDFNVSGKHEQLGTLQTSVADIEKLAWERGSANFYAHSHHGAKKMLKGQLFVDNFIEKSQFSFLDYISSGFQLNFMVAIDFTASNGDPRHTSSLHFIDPSGRLNSYQQAIISVGEVLQFYDSDKHFPAWGFGGRISHGSVSHCFNLNGSPGESEVSGVEGIMAAYAMALHNVALSGPTLFGPVICKAAEIATQSLSIGQNKYYALLIITDGVITDLQATVDAIVRASDLPMSILIVGVGGADFKEMEFLDADNGKRLESSTGRIATRDIVQFVPMRDLQGNQVSVAQSLLEELPVQFLSYMWSRDIKPFSLRS, from the exons ATGGGCGGGTGCTTCTCGGATGTGAAGGGAGGTCAGCAGGCGGTCGGCACTGGGGGTTCCTCCGGTTTGGCGGCGCATGCGACGGCGCAGCAGGAGGCCAATGATGCGGTTGGATACCTTGTTCACTCCCGCGGTCTCCGCGGTCTCTACACTACTCTTGAG CTATCATTATCTGCCTCAAAGTTACGCGACCTTGATGTTCTGTCAAAG AGTGATCCACTTGCCGTTCTCCATTTGAAAAGAACAGATGGTATTCTTGAAGAACTTGGGCGTACAGAAGTGATAATGAATAATCTGAGTCCTACTTGGATCACCAAATTTACCATCAATTACCAGTTTGAAATTGTTCAACACTTGGT TATCGGAGTCTATGATGTGGACACCAAATATCATAATATGCCTGTTAAG ACTATCAATTTGAATGAGCAAGACTATCTTGGAGAAGCTTCTTGTGTTTTGTCAGAG ATAGTGACCAAGCCAAGCAGCAGTTTGACTCTAACTCTCCAACAAAAAAGGGGGCCTTCTAGTGTGCGTTCAGGAACCATAACTGTGCATGCTGAGGAGCCAGTTTCTTCCAGGAATGCTTTTGAGATAACATTCCGCTGTTCAAAGTTGGAAAATAAAGATGTTTTCTCTAAAAGT GATCCATTTTTACGAATATCAAAGGTTGTTGAGAGTGGTATCACTATTCCAGTATGCAAAACAGAAGTTGTCAACAATGACCTGAACCCGATTTGGAAACCTGTGACTCTGCGCATGCAGCAGCTTGGCAGCAAG GAGAATCCATTGATTATTGAATGTTTTGATTTCAATGTCAGTGGCAAGCATGAACAGCTAGG CACGCTTCAGACTAGTGTGGCAGATATTGAGAAGCTTGCATGGGAAAGAGGTAGTGCAAATTTTTACGCACATTCTCATCACGGTGCCAAAAAG ATGCTGAAGGGACAGTTGTTTGTGGATAATTTCATTGAAAAATCTCAATTCAGTTTCTTGGATTATATATCCAGTGGATTTCAGCTTAATTTTATGGTTGCAATTGATTTTACAG cttcAAACGGAGATCCAAGACATACTTCTTCCTTGCATTTTATTGATCCATCTGGACGCTTAAATTCCTACCAGCAG GCCATAATAAGTGTTGGGGAGGTCCTGCAGTTCTATGATTCTGATAAGCACTTTCCTGCATGGGGTTTTGGTGGGAGGATATCACATGGATCAGTTTCTCATTGTTTCAACCTTAATGGGAGTCCTGGGGAGAGCGAG GTTTCAGGAGTAGAAGGCATTATGGCGGCCTATGCAATGGCTCTACATAATGTGGCCCTTTCTGGACCGACTCTGTTTGGTCCAGTGATCTGTAAAGCTGCAGAAATCGCCACCCAATCCCTATCTATTGGGCAAAACAAGTACTATGCATTGCTTATAATTACG gaTGGAGTTATTACTGATTTGCAGGCAACCGTGGATGCTATCGTGAGGGCTTCTGATTTACCCATGTCGATTCTCATTGTTGGAGTAGGAGGTGCTGATTTCAAAGAAATGGAG TTCCTGGATGCTGATAATGGAAAAAGATTAGAGAGCTCCACAGGACGAATAGCTACTCGGGACATCGTCCAGTTTGTTCCTATGCGGGATTTGCAGG GGAATCAAGTTTCGGTGGCTCAGTCGCTGCTTGAAGAGCTGCCGGTACAATTTCTATCCTACATGTGGAGCAGGGACATCAAACCATTTAGTTTACGCTCCTAA